A region of the Streptococcus suis genome:
AACTCCTTATCCACCAAGACAGACAGGAAGCGCTCAATATTTGCCAAACGAGCACTCAAGCTACTACCTCCATCACTTCCAGCCAAATCGCCAGTAGAAGACAGCAAGTTTCGACGTACATCCACCGATGCACTTGACGTCATATCATAAGCCAAGGACTGATTTTCAAAAGGCTTAGCAATTGCTCCAGCCATGCCAGATACCGTCCCCATGACATCCTTGAATCCCACTTGTAAGTTGGTATTTAAGCCTTGCATGATAGCTAGACCAGCAGGTTTCAAAAGTACTCGGTCGTATGAGATAGGACCCTTGTTTTTCGCAATCCAATCAGCAATTCCTCCTACGAAACTCTTGACACCCTCCCAAGCAGACTTCAAACCACCCAAGAAGCCATCCATAATCGCTTTACCAGCTCCAGAAATATCGATATTGGCAACTTCCTTGATGGTGGAGACAACCGTATCAATGACCCCATTGACCGCCTTCCCAACACTAGATACAACATCCTGAAAGCTAGTAAAGGCTGACTTAACACCCTTGATGACACCGTCAATAATGTCCTTAGCAACCTTAATGGCATCTTGAATGCCCATCCAAGCCAAAGAAAAGACATTTTTAAGCACATCAACAGCATTTCCAGCTCCAGAAAAAGCCAATTTGATCCAGTCAATGACTGTTCCAATGATATTTCCAGCCGTCTGAATAGCTGATTGAATGTTAGTCCAAGCCGACTTGATAAAAGCACTCAAACCTTCCCCAGCCGTACCCAGATTACCAAACATACCGATAGCTACACCAATCCATTCAGCAATCGTACTCAGCACAGGCTGAACGAAATTCAAAGCCTGTACCAAAAAATCGACCACAGGAGTCAGGAACTCGATAGCCACTTTTAAAGCATCGAAAGCAAATCCGACACCTTCAAGAGCTCCTTTTACAACACCTCCAAGGAAGGACCCCAGAATTTGCAAGACAGGCATTAAAGCACCGCTCAAAATGGTTATCAAAGGTTGAGCAGCATTCCACATAGACACGAAGGATTGAACGACTGAGTCAATGGCAGGGCTGACAATGCTCATGAAGGTCTGGAAGCCAGCTTGTAGAGCTGGTAAAATAGCACTTATTAAGGACTGGAAGCCTGAAAAGTCCATCCGAGCAATACCGTCCATAATCGTCGTAATCACTGGACCAACAGCCGCACCAATCGCCGAAAAGAAACCAGGTAATTGCCCAAAAGCCGTCTGTAGCCCTGCTATGACAGGCTGAAATGCCGTCAAAATCCCTTGAAATTTTGAAGTAATAGGGGTTAAATCAACACTCATTCCAAGACTCGAAAACAAACCCTGAAACTGTTGAGCAACCAAAGGACTAGCCTCAGCGATAAACGTTCCAATCGCAGTTGGCAAACCCTTGAATACATTCCCAACCATCGGAATAAAGTTTCCGAATAAAAAATTAGACGTTGTCGACGCTAAGGCTTGTAATTGTGGCGTGATATTCTCGCCCAAAGATAAGCCTGCAAGTGTGTTAGCCCAACTTGCCTTCATTGCAGCAAGCGAACCCGTGTAGGTATTCTCAGCCTCTGCAGCTGCTACACCTGTCAATCCCATACTTTCCTGGACAAGGTGGATAGCCTCTACCACATCCGCATAGTTACTGATATCAAACTTGCGCCCCATAGCAGACGGCAAGCCCTCAGCAGTCGTCAACAAACGTTCCATTTCAGCCTTTGTGCCACCAAAACCAAGCTTCAGGTTATCCAGCATGGCATAGTTGCCACGGGCTAAACTTTGATAGGTCTGTTGGATGATACCGATATCGGTACCCATTTTAGCCGCATTGTCCGTCATGTCCATGATAGCCACGTTTGCCATGTTGATGGCCTTGGTCGAATCACCACCAAGAGCCTGTTTCAGGCTAGCCCCCATGGATACAGCTTGCTCTGCGTAGGTGTTTGCCGATATTCCAGCCTTGTAGGCCTCTTTTGCAAACTGCTTAGCAGACTCTTGAGCACCATCATAGATAGTATCCAGACCACCAAAAGATTGTTGCAAATCAGCACCAGCACTCAAAGCAGAACCAATGATTTTTCCAATCCCTGCTGCTGCAAGTGCTCCACTTAAAGCAGAGACGAGCGAGGCACCGAGACTTGAGCCAGCAGATCTACCTGCACTCTCAACTTCACCACCCAATAATTTCGAAATCGACCCGCTAATGCCTTTTGCAGACGGGACTATCTGCACATAAGCAGAACCTAAATCAGTCGCCACGCTCCTCACCTCCAATCTCTATTTCTAGCGCACGCATAGCACGTTCAAACTCCTCACCAGAAGAAAAGACACGTTCCTCACGTTCCACTTTCGACCCTTCCAAGGCTTGAGCAACAGAGTTTGGACGATTCCGTCCAGCCTGTCCATCCTTAGTTTTAGCCCAAAAGAGCAAACGAACCGTATCATAGATACCTGCAAGCAGCAGAGTATCCAAGTCTTCTTTCTGACCAGACAAGACCTTCTTAATCCGTGATTTTTCACTTAACCCGCAAGCAAAAACAGCTACCCGCAAAACAGGTAGCTGTCGATAATCATATATGCCATAGGTTTCAGCCAAATCACAGACAAGAGCATCCTCATCTGCCGAAATCATTCTGGCGAGGATTGCGAGTTTTTTAAGTCTTTGACTTGTTCAAAGACATCCTTGATTTCAGCACCAAGAGCAGAAATAGGCACCAGCCCTTTTTCTGTACGGACATGGTCCTTGAGTTTCTTCGCTTCGTCACCGAGTAACAAATTGACAATCCGAATCATGGCACTGCTGTCTCCAGATTCTTCAGCAGCGATTGCCTCAAAAAGCTCATAGTTTTCCAAACGGTCTTGGTCAATGCTAATCACAAGACCTGTACTGGTTTTTACTTCAAACATTTAAACCTCCTTACGATGACGACGGCGAGCTTGTTCCTGTCGATTCGCTAGCTCCCTTAATGTACTCATAGTGTGTATTGCCTTTGCTATCTGGCAGAGCTTGGATAGTTGTTTCATAACCAGCCAAGTCACTGTCGGCGTAGGTAATCTCCCCAACTTCCAGCACCTTAGCATTTGGGATGACAATCCGCTTCTTAGCACCATTTTTCAGCAGCATATCCACTACCAATGGATGCGTAGGCAATTCCTTAGAGTTGACCTCCACAGTAATCCCTGATTCAAGGTCGCCTTTCACATTTTCAGGACCATAGACCTCTTTTAAGACATCCACATTTAACACCTCAATGAGTTTGTAGGTAAATTTGTCTGATTTTCCTGTTTGAGGAGTATCAACCACATCACCGCCCCAGGCTTTCAGTTCTTCCGATTCACGAGTGTCCTCGTTGGTCAAGCCATCCTCTGAAATGTAGCCTAAGTTTTTAAAAGCCGTATTTAGCTTAGTAGTCGCATTGGTCGGCAAGCTCGTTCCAGTTGGAGCTGAGGAAATCGCCCCAGCAATATCAGGCTTTGCCGATGACACAAGTTTTGCATCTGCCATGTAAATTCTCCTTTTAAAAATAAATAAAATCCACCACCGCTTGATAGCGATAGCGTTTGGTTTCCGTATCTGTAAAATTATAGTCCGAGTTGAGTTCTACCTTACTGATACTCGGTAGCCCAATCATCTTTTCAACCACCGTTTTGACCTCTTCATTCAAAAAGGCAGCCTCTTCCAAAGACTGCCCATAAGATTGTATCGCCAAAGTCGCTTGATTCAGATGGTTCTTCTTGCCACCGCTCGTCTTTTCAAAAATCACAAAACACTCAGGCATTTCCTCCTGATGTTCCGTATAGACAGGCACAGAAAGATGCTCGGTTAAAAAGTTCAACATGATGACTTCAATCATGACTTCACCGCCTTTAACAAGGTATTATGCTTCTTGTTGTCCCGTTTAGCTTGAAAGCTATTCGCATAGACCATAGCGTTGGCACGAGTCTTACCGACATAGATATCCGATTCATACCCATCGCCTGCACGGTTTCGGATAGCATTTGCCTTGTCAGTCAAAACTGCCTGCATCTCAGGCGATTTCATCAACTCACGGACACCTGCACGGTTCAACTTAAATTTCATGCTAGCCATACCGTTCCACCTGCACTTTCTTATTCCATTCAAGCGGGATCAGATGGTCAAGACCTTCCAGCGGCTCACCAACTGTTCGCCAGCGTTGACCAAAGAAACGCACCTCTCGATTTTCCCATTGGTTTGTATCCCTTTTGGGAATAGCTAGCGTGTATTCCACTTTCTTTCCTGTCAAATTGATTTGATTGGTAATATCCTCGGTTGTCGCGGGCGCAACCAAGACATTCTCAACCACAATCTCCACATCTGCAGTCTTTGGATGACCAAACGAATCCTTGCCAATGATCTGTTTGTCAATCAAGACAATCGGTATACCTTTAATCCGTCCCATAAATATCCCTCGCTCCAAAACGTTGTTTCTTCAGTCCCAATCGCTTCAGCTCGCTATCTTTGATAAAGAGCCCTCCGCCAGGAACCAAAAACGAACCAGACACCGAATAGCCAAGAGCTGACTCGTTAAATTGAGTCATAGGCTCTTGGTCTGTTGATGTCATGAGAGTGCGAGCAACTACATCGACTGTAACGGATTTGACCACCGAGGCAAACACCGGACTATCAGCAATCATCTCATCCAAATCCTTCCCGACTTTTTGAGCTTCATGACGTATAGAGTTTGACACAACTTCAAGTAAGGCTTCTGCCCGCTCCGTTTCGTCAAATTTCAACACCCGCCACAAAGTTTCCAAATCGGATATTGTCGCAAAAGGAGTCATAAGCTACTCCTCTTCATTCAGATTCTGGCTTTCTTGGTAAAG
Encoded here:
- a CDS encoding phage tail protein, translated to MATDLGSAYVQIVPSAKGISGSISKLLGGEVESAGRSAGSSLGASLVSALSGALAAAGIGKIIGSALSAGADLQQSFGGLDTIYDGAQESAKQFAKEAYKAGISANTYAEQAVSMGASLKQALGGDSTKAINMANVAIMDMTDNAAKMGTDIGIIQQTYQSLARGNYAMLDNLKLGFGGTKAEMERLLTTAEGLPSAMGRKFDISNYADVVEAIHLVQESMGLTGVAAAEAENTYTGSLAAMKASWANTLAGLSLGENITPQLQALASTTSNFLFGNFIPMVGNVFKGLPTAIGTFIAEASPLVAQQFQGLFSSLGMSVDLTPITSKFQGILTAFQPVIAGLQTAFGQLPGFFSAIGAAVGPVITTIMDGIARMDFSGFQSLISAILPALQAGFQTFMSIVSPAIDSVVQSFVSMWNAAQPLITILSGALMPVLQILGSFLGGVVKGALEGVGFAFDALKVAIEFLTPVVDFLVQALNFVQPVLSTIAEWIGVAIGMFGNLGTAGEGLSAFIKSAWTNIQSAIQTAGNIIGTVIDWIKLAFSGAGNAVDVLKNVFSLAWMGIQDAIKVAKDIIDGVIKGVKSAFTSFQDVVSSVGKAVNGVIDTVVSTIKEVANIDISGAGKAIMDGFLGGLKSAWEGVKSFVGGIADWIAKNKGPISYDRVLLKPAGLAIMQGLNTNLQVGFKDVMGTVSGMAGAIAKPFENQSLAYDMTSSASVDVRRNLLSSTGDLAGSDGGSSLSARLANIERFLSVLVDKELAVYLDGEKLAQNSYMHQGAIMAREGI
- a CDS encoding phage tail protein, which translates into the protein MADAKLVSSAKPDIAGAISSAPTGTSLPTNATTKLNTAFKNLGYISEDGLTNEDTRESEELKAWGGDVVDTPQTGKSDKFTYKLIEVLNVDVLKEVYGPENVKGDLESGITVEVNSKELPTHPLVVDMLLKNGAKKRIVIPNAKVLEVGEITYADSDLAGYETTIQALPDSKGNTHYEYIKGASESTGTSSPSSS